In one window of Deinococcus hopiensis KR-140 DNA:
- a CDS encoding BTAD domain-containing putative transcriptional regulator yields MTGEGQGVGWRLQVLEGPRLVGPGVRLEGMEHRTAALLAYLALEGETPRARLAGLLYPDAPTARARNNLVHLLRRLRRAAGAALVEGDQALRLVGGLEIDAQAALRGEGPWPEGRAELLSSLELSDLPDLEEWVLAWRERLLEARRAAALRAVAAAQARGDHAAAVTALQALLNADLLSEDIWRHLMRAHYLAGDRPAALQAYARCCEVLQREVGGTPEPETQALARRIDRGEVLPDAAARPTPLPLAVLRPPALVGRETSWAQLEAAWRRHQTIYITGEAGVGKTRLAQDFVGSKGRALYLPGHVGAEHTPFAAATHNARARLAAAPHVTLPGWVRRELGRLLPELGQGDPPQPIASEADRLNYYLAHLEVVRLTSPGFAAVINDDVQHYDPATVELGAFFLTQGDMPGGPDEGPRHLILYRQGHLPPSTQARVDGLVDRGVAARIELAPLDPGGVADLLAALPEMPPGAADLPHKLHSLTGGNPQFMLEALRHMFQTGKFEVDDALRARASGVTSLIAGRLAGLSPTALQAARGAAVLEDGFSLERLAEVLGTGLLALAIAWEELEAAQVVSGERLSHDRVREALLGGMSPGVRTLLHRAGARVLAQHSVHPSQVARHWREAGELHQAAEWLFRAGQAAQATLREAEAADFYAQAAQTYAAVSDLDGARRSEDARQAALTRLEVHPALERGG; encoded by the coding sequence ATGACAGGTGAGGGACAGGGGGTGGGGTGGCGCCTGCAGGTGCTGGAGGGCCCGAGGCTGGTAGGGCCCGGAGTGCGCCTGGAAGGAATGGAACACCGCACAGCGGCCCTGCTGGCCTACCTCGCGCTGGAGGGAGAAACGCCCCGCGCCCGTCTGGCCGGACTGCTGTACCCGGACGCACCCACCGCCCGGGCGCGCAATAACCTGGTGCATCTCCTGCGGCGACTGCGCCGCGCCGCAGGGGCAGCGCTCGTGGAGGGAGATCAGGCGCTGAGGTTGGTGGGTGGCCTGGAGATAGACGCGCAGGCGGCGCTGAGGGGCGAGGGCCCCTGGCCCGAGGGCCGGGCCGAACTGCTCTCGTCCCTGGAGCTGTCCGACCTGCCCGACCTGGAGGAATGGGTCCTGGCCTGGCGCGAGCGCCTGCTGGAAGCGCGGCGAGCGGCTGCGCTGCGCGCGGTGGCGGCGGCCCAGGCGCGTGGCGACCACGCGGCGGCGGTGACGGCGCTGCAGGCACTGCTGAACGCCGACCTGCTTTCCGAGGACATCTGGCGTCACCTGATGCGGGCCCATTACCTTGCTGGTGACCGTCCCGCCGCGCTGCAGGCCTACGCGCGCTGCTGCGAAGTGCTGCAGCGGGAGGTGGGCGGAACTCCCGAACCGGAGACGCAGGCGCTGGCGCGGCGGATTGATCGGGGAGAGGTCCTGCCGGACGCGGCAGCGCGGCCCACTCCCCTGCCGCTGGCCGTCCTGCGCCCCCCCGCCCTGGTCGGGCGGGAAACCTCCTGGGCGCAACTCGAAGCCGCGTGGAGGCGCCACCAAACGATCTACATCACGGGCGAGGCGGGGGTGGGCAAGACCCGGCTGGCGCAGGACTTCGTGGGCAGCAAGGGCCGGGCGCTGTACCTTCCCGGTCACGTCGGCGCGGAGCATACGCCCTTTGCTGCCGCCACGCACAATGCCCGCGCGCGACTGGCGGCTGCGCCGCACGTCACGCTCCCCGGCTGGGTTCGGCGTGAACTCGGCCGCCTACTGCCTGAACTCGGACAGGGAGACCCCCCGCAGCCCATCGCGTCGGAGGCCGACCGGCTGAACTACTACCTCGCCCACCTGGAGGTCGTGCGCCTCACCTCTCCTGGCTTCGCGGCCGTCATCAACGACGACGTGCAGCACTACGACCCGGCCACTGTGGAACTCGGAGCTTTCTTCCTCACACAGGGGGACATGCCCGGCGGGCCGGACGAGGGACCCCGGCACCTGATCCTCTACCGCCAGGGCCACCTGCCTCCGTCCACCCAGGCCCGGGTGGACGGGCTGGTGGACCGGGGGGTAGCCGCCCGCATCGAGCTCGCACCCCTGGATCCTGGGGGGGTGGCGGACCTCCTGGCTGCCCTACCGGAAATGCCGCCGGGCGCGGCGGACTTGCCGCACAAGCTCCACAGCTTGACCGGCGGCAACCCGCAGTTCATGCTCGAAGCGCTGCGGCACATGTTCCAGACCGGGAAATTCGAGGTGGATGACGCGCTACGGGCGCGCGCTTCCGGCGTCACGTCCCTCATTGCCGGGCGGCTGGCCGGGCTCTCCCCCACCGCGCTCCAGGCCGCTCGCGGAGCGGCGGTGCTGGAAGACGGCTTCTCGCTGGAACGCCTCGCCGAGGTACTGGGCACCGGCCTGCTCGCCCTCGCCATCGCTTGGGAGGAACTGGAAGCCGCCCAGGTCGTCAGCGGCGAGCGCCTCAGTCATGACCGCGTTCGTGAGGCGCTGCTGGGCGGCATGTCCCCCGGCGTGCGGACCCTGCTGCACCGCGCGGGCGCCCGGGTCCTGGCTCAGCATTCGGTGCATCCCAGCCAGGTGGCGAGGCACTGGCGTGAGGCCGGCGAGCTTCACCAGGCTGCCGAATGGCTTTTCCGGGCAGGCCAGGCCGCACAGGCAACGCTGCGCGAGGCCGAGGCCGCCGACTTCTACGCGCAGGCCGCGCAGACCTATGCGGCCGTGAGCGATCTGGACGGTGCGCGGCGCTCGGAGGACGCCCGGCAAGCGGCCCTGACTCGCCTGGAAGTTCATCCTGCCCTGGAACGCGGCGGCTGA
- a CDS encoding HD-GYP domain-containing protein gives MSAPTPKPRDRFLPTPDSADGQIEDLICTLLGQLGAHDGASLQHSFRVAQLAGALGQALRLSPTERRELHWSALLHDIGKLFVPTAILNKPAALTVEERRWVDLHAQGGAALLAAYKVLPASVIQVARHHHDPHCTPAPGPRLSLPVRIVAVADVYDALTSARPYKPAWTREAALAELQRCAGHCFDPQLVAVFAQMLTAPQA, from the coding sequence ATGTCTGCACCCACCCCCAAGCCCAGGGACCGCTTCCTGCCCACACCTGACAGTGCCGATGGGCAGATTGAAGACCTCATCTGCACCCTCCTCGGTCAGCTGGGTGCACACGACGGGGCGTCGCTGCAGCACAGCTTCCGGGTGGCGCAGCTTGCCGGAGCGCTGGGTCAGGCGCTGCGCCTAAGCCCCACCGAGCGGCGGGAGCTTCACTGGAGCGCCCTGCTGCATGACATCGGCAAGCTGTTCGTGCCCACGGCCATTCTGAACAAACCCGCCGCGCTGACAGTCGAGGAGCGCCGCTGGGTGGACCTGCACGCCCAGGGGGGCGCGGCCCTGCTCGCAGCGTATAAGGTCCTGCCCGCGTCCGTGATTCAGGTGGCCCGGCACCATCACGACCCCCACTGCACGCCGGCGCCGGGCCCTCGGCTCTCCCTGCCTGTGCGCATCGTGGCCGTGGCCGACGTGTACGACGCCCTGACCTCCGCCCGTCCCTACAAACCTGCCTGGACGCGGGAGGCCGCCCTCGCCGAACTTCAACGCTGCGCAGGTCACTGTTTCGACCCCCAGCTCGTGGCGGTCTTCGCGCAGATGCTGACAGCCCCCCAAGCCTGA
- a CDS encoding ATP-binding protein, which translates to MSDSTRTWRLTLLGSPALQAPEGQRPRCEGKMLAVLAHLALEGPTSRTQLAGRLWPETGESAARNNLVHLLRRMRAQLGAELVQAGDVLSLAPEVEVDVRDTRATGELLEGVTWPELPELGDWLLSWRERLSGERGARWRAEAQRLEDAGRWTEALDVVGRLRGLDPTSEDGLRREMRLHYLLGDPARAQAVYEVGAQRLRNAFGNEPLPETQALARDIGRGTLVPFAAPKASSRQNVEPPLVGREEAWAQMEAAWAAGKGIVLTGEPGVGKTRLALDFLEAHGGGMRFRGCLGDAGLPYATHSRTYRQVLAAYPDLDLPDGVREELARILPHLGPAPAPITDETQKTRFWQAKTDALGAAIARGLHRLVFDDTQFMDEASIEAGAFVFAHLGWGDPAADYRTIHCFRKGELSPMQQGVLGAMVGAGLVALVELEPLNAGAVEQLVRELDLPVRGDLVPALARYTGGNPLLLLETARSLREAGLEEGPAQGGLPLPDSAGQVIASRLSRLSPGALHAARAAAVLGSDFDLELVAQVLGAPLLETATAWEELETAQVVRSQGFEHDLIADAVLSGVPGAVRRLLHRSAARTLTSHHSPPARIARHWREGGEPREAAPWFVRAGEEARAAYRFGEAAAHDLEAAAAFEEAGQPGEAGRLRERAHTALTPRAG; encoded by the coding sequence GTGTCAGACTCAACCCGCACCTGGCGACTCACGCTGCTGGGTTCCCCGGCCCTGCAGGCTCCTGAAGGTCAGCGCCCTCGCTGCGAGGGCAAGATGCTCGCGGTGCTTGCACACCTCGCGCTGGAGGGCCCGACTTCCCGAACCCAACTGGCCGGGCGGCTGTGGCCCGAGACTGGCGAGTCAGCGGCGCGCAACAATCTCGTTCACCTCCTGCGCCGGATGAGGGCGCAGCTTGGGGCGGAACTCGTGCAGGCGGGCGACGTCCTCAGCCTGGCCCCGGAGGTCGAGGTGGATGTGCGGGACACCCGGGCCACGGGCGAGCTGCTGGAGGGCGTCACGTGGCCGGAGTTGCCCGAACTGGGCGACTGGCTGCTTTCGTGGCGCGAGCGGCTGAGTGGCGAACGCGGCGCGAGGTGGCGCGCCGAGGCGCAGCGCCTGGAGGACGCGGGCCGCTGGACAGAGGCGCTCGACGTGGTGGGCCGCCTGCGCGGCCTGGACCCCACCTCGGAAGACGGACTGCGCCGCGAGATGCGGCTGCACTACCTCCTGGGCGATCCGGCGCGGGCGCAGGCCGTGTACGAGGTGGGCGCTCAGCGTCTGCGGAACGCCTTCGGAAACGAACCCCTGCCCGAGACCCAGGCCCTGGCGCGCGACATTGGGCGCGGCACCCTGGTCCCCTTTGCTGCGCCGAAGGCCTCCTCCAGGCAAAACGTGGAACCGCCCCTGGTGGGTCGTGAGGAAGCCTGGGCGCAGATGGAGGCGGCGTGGGCGGCTGGGAAGGGCATCGTCTTGACGGGCGAGCCGGGCGTTGGCAAGACGCGTCTGGCGCTCGATTTCCTGGAGGCCCACGGGGGCGGGATGCGCTTCCGGGGGTGCCTGGGCGACGCGGGTCTGCCCTACGCCACGCACTCGCGTACCTACCGTCAGGTACTCGCGGCCTACCCTGACTTGGACCTGCCTGATGGGGTGCGGGAGGAGCTCGCGCGGATCCTCCCGCACCTCGGGCCCGCACCCGCTCCCATTACGGACGAAACCCAGAAGACGCGCTTCTGGCAGGCCAAGACCGATGCCCTGGGCGCGGCCATCGCGCGGGGCCTGCACCGCCTGGTCTTTGACGACACGCAGTTTATGGACGAGGCGAGCATCGAGGCGGGGGCGTTCGTCTTCGCGCACCTGGGCTGGGGGGACCCGGCAGCTGACTACCGCACCATCCACTGCTTCCGCAAGGGCGAACTCAGCCCCATGCAGCAGGGGGTGCTGGGCGCGATGGTGGGGGCCGGACTCGTCGCCCTCGTGGAACTGGAGCCGCTGAACGCTGGGGCGGTCGAGCAGCTGGTCAGAGAACTGGACCTGCCCGTCCGGGGAGACCTCGTCCCCGCCCTCGCCCGTTACACCGGGGGCAATCCCCTGCTGCTGCTCGAAACCGCCCGCAGCCTGCGCGAGGCGGGCCTGGAAGAGGGTCCCGCGCAGGGAGGTCTGCCCCTGCCCGACTCGGCTGGTCAAGTCATCGCCTCGCGGCTCTCCCGCCTTTCTCCGGGCGCGCTGCACGCGGCCCGCGCCGCCGCCGTGCTTGGCAGCGACTTCGACCTGGAGCTGGTGGCACAGGTGCTTGGGGCACCACTGCTGGAAACGGCGACCGCGTGGGAGGAACTGGAGACCGCGCAGGTCGTGCGCAGTCAGGGCTTTGAGCACGACCTGATCGCCGACGCCGTGCTTTCGGGCGTGCCGGGAGCTGTGCGGCGGCTGCTGCACCGCTCGGCGGCCCGGACGCTCACCTCGCACCATTCCCCTCCTGCACGGATCGCCCGGCACTGGCGCGAGGGCGGAGAGCCGCGTGAGGCCGCGCCGTGGTTCGTTCGTGCGGGGGAGGAGGCGCGCGCCGCCTACCGCTTTGGTGAGGCCGCCGCCCACGACCTCGAAGCGGCCGCCGCCTTTGAGGAGGCCGGCCAGCCCGGGGAGGCCGGGCGTCTGCGCGAACGGGCCCACACGGCCCTGACGCCACGCGCGGGGTAG